One Drosophila willistoni isolate 14030-0811.24 chromosome 2R unlocalized genomic scaffold, UCI_dwil_1.1 Seg167, whole genome shotgun sequence DNA segment encodes these proteins:
- the LOC6641979 gene encoding protein piwi: protein MADDQERGRRRPYSRNSDDSDEGRKRAEEPSAKFYKCHSDGSDPSRIPPKASSDAQPSSSSSSRGRSFVPNEPRAEYPSTSHMSRGPPPPPGTSGSGQMDAPAAGVRPTGTGSESGGPQGNRRQTDRYDIVRTRPDDVVTKQGKDGRPIMLKANFFGLKTMPQWRIVHYHVDISPDIESIRLRLGILSEHAKLLSAGYLYDGKQLFMTKVLESEVTVLKGQLKTGGDYIITIKFVGFISTVEPRFLQVLNLILRRSMKGLKLELVGRNLFDPMAKIPIHQHHMELWPGYETSIRQHEKDILLCAEITHKVMRTETVYDILRRSSQNPSRHQEEFRSNVLGLVVLTDYNNKTYRVNDVDFSQTPNSTFSCKGKDVSFVEYYQMKYNIRIRDHGQPLLISKNKDKAQKTNASDIVVLIPELCRVTGLTENMRSNFQLMRAMSDYTRMKPNRRIERLTVFNHRLQATHESVKVLTDWNMRLEEKLVEVKGRIIDPQKIVFNQKRKCLPDDNADWTKHFRDHQMLTTPSDGLSRWVAIVPRRNGRDLNTLLSNLVRAASGMGLRIRDPTVLEIYDDRTASYVKEMNSCTNLDPKLILCLVPNNNVERYSSIKKIGCIDKGIPTQVVTSKTVSNRSLMSIATKIAVQLNCKMGYTPWMIELPLSGLMTLGFDIAKSSRDRSKAFGALVASMDLQENSTYFSTVAECSAYDVLANHLWPMMAKALRQYQREHKILPKRILFYRDGVSAGSLQQLFEYEVKDIVEKLDNEYKRANLPPPMMAYITVSRSSKTRFFNRESNPPPGTVVDDVVTLPERYDFYLVSQTVRQGTVSPTSYNVLYSNINLTPDQLQKLTYKMCHLYYNWSGTTRVPAVCQYAKKLATLVGTNLHTIPQSALEKKFYYL from the exons ATGGCGGATGATCAGGAACGCGGACGCAGGCGTCCATATAGCAGGAATTCCGAtgattctgatgaaggacgaAAGCGAGCTGAAGAGCCG AGTGCAAAGTTTTATAAATGCCATTCGGATGGCTCCGATCCTAGTCGTATTCCACCCAAAGCTTCTTCGGATGCAcaaccatcatcatcatcatcatctcgcGGTCGGTCTTTCGTTCCAAATGAACCACGTGCCGAGTATCCATCTACATCTCATATGAGTCGTGGTCCCCCTCCACCGCCTGGGACTTCAGGATCGGGTCAAATGGATGCACCAGCAGCTGGCGTTCGCCCTACTGGAACTGGATCAGAATCAGGGGGTCCACAGGGTAATCGCCGTCAAACGGATCGCTATGATATTGTACGAACACGTCCGGACGATGTCGTTACAAAACAGGGCAAAGATGGAAGGCCCATTATGTTAAAGGCAAACTTTTTTGGATTGAAAACTATGCCACAGTGGCGTATTGTTCACTATCATGTTGATATTTCACCAGATATTGAAAGCATTCGATTGCGTCTCGGAATTTTGTCTGAGCATGCTAAACTTTTGAGTGCGGGATACTTGTACGATGGCAAGCAGCTCTTTATGACCAAAGTACTTGAAAGCGAAGTCACTGTACTAAAGGGTCAATTAAAAACAGGAGGAGATTACataattacaattaaatttgTGGGTTTCATTTCGACTGTGGAGCCACGATTTTTGCAAGTGCTCAATTTGATTTTACGTCGTTCGATGAAAGGTCTAAAGCTTGAATTGGTTGGCCGAAATCTTTTCGATCCGATGGCAAAG ATTCCCATACATCAACATCATATGGAACTGTGGCCAGGTTATGAGACGTCGATACGCCAGCATGAAAAGGATATTCTTCTTTGTGCCGAAATTACTCACAAAGTTATGAGAACTGAAACAGTTTATGATATTTTAAGACGCAGCTCTCAAAATCCCTCCCGTCATCAGGAGGAATTTCGTAGTAATGTTTTGGGACTTGTTGTCCTTACCGACTATAATAACAAAACGTACCGCGTCAATGATGTGGACTTTTCTCAAACACCCAACTCAACATTCAGTTGCAAAGGCAAAGATGTTAGTTTTGTGGAATACTATCAAATG AAATATAATATTCGCATACGCGACCATGGTCAACCCTTGTTGATATCAAAGAACAAGGACAAGGCACAGAAAACTAATGCCAGCGATATTGTGGTTCTCATTCCGGAACTATGCCGCGTTACCGGACTCACTGAGAATATGCGTTCGAATTTTCA ACTTATGCGTGCCATGTCGGACTATACGCGTATGAAACCTAATCGACGCATTGAACGATTAACCGTGTTCAATCATCGTTTGCAAGCAACACATGAAAGTGTTAAGGTCTTAACCGATTGGAACATGCGACTGGAAGAAAAGCTTGTTGAGGTAAAGGGGCGCATTATTGATCCTCAGAAAATAGTTTTCAACCAAAAAAGGAA ATGTCTTCCTGATGACAATGCCGATTGGACAAAGCATTTTCGTGACCATCAAATGCTGACTACTCCGAGTGATGGACTTAGTCGATGGGTAGCAATTGTGCCTAGACGCAATGGCAGAGATTTAAATACATTGCTGTCAAATCTTGTTAGAGCAGCAAGTGGCATGGGTCTGCGTATTAGAGATCCCACAGT ACTTGAGATTTATGATGATCGCACAGCGAGCTATGTAAAAGAAATGAATAGCTGCACAAATTTGGACCCAAAGTTGATACTATGTCTTGTGCCAAATAATAATGTCGAAAG ATACTCGTCTATCAAGAAAATTGGTTGCATTGACAAGGGAATTCCCACCCAGGTGGTGACATCTAAAACTGTAAGTAATCGCAGTCTAATGAGTATTGCTACCAAGATAGCAGTACAATTGAATTGCAAAATGGGATATACACCATGGATGATTGAGCTGCCGCTGTCTGGTTTGATGACCCTTGGCTTTGATATTGCTAAAAGCTCTCGAGATCGATCCAAAGCATTTGGAGCACTGGTGGCATCAATGGATTTGCAAGAGAATTCCACATATTTCAGCACTGTGGCTGAATGCAGTGCCTACGATGTGTTGGCAAATCATCTTTGGCCAATGATGGCAAAAGCATTACGTCAATACCAAAGGGAGCACAAAATCCTTCCGAAACGTATATTATTTTACCGTGATGGCGTAAGTGCTGGTTCATTGCAGCAATTATTCGAATATGAAGTGAAAGATATTGTGGAAAAACTAGATAATGAGTATAAACGTGCCAATTTGCCACCACCTATGATGGCTTATATAACGGTCAGTCGATCATCGAAAACACGTTTCTTTAATCGTGAATCTAATCCACCGCCTGGAACTGTGGTAGATGACGTTGTCACATTGCCGGAACGTTATGACTTTTACTTGGTATCACAGACGGTACGCCAAGGCACTGTATCACCTACCAGCTATAATGTTTTGTATAGCAATATTAATCTGACGCCAGATCAATTGCAGAAATTAACATATAAAATGTGCCATTTGTATTACAATTGGTCTGGCACAACCAGAGTGCCAGCTGTCTGTCAGTATGCCAAGAAATTGGCCACTCTGGTTGGCACAAACTTGCATACAATTCCTCAGAGTGCGCTGGAGAAGAAATTTTATTATCTTTAA